A single genomic interval of Pochonia chlamydosporia 170 chromosome 7, whole genome shotgun sequence harbors:
- a CDS encoding tyrosine decarboxylase (similar to Cordyceps militaris CM01 XP_006670219.1): protein MSDILNLSTQESRLAQRKAPSSTGPTLPPPESLLAAEASLPNPQSATYLQGQSSSSTAAHIIRDIVPALTGQAHSSRYYGFVTGGVLPIAEWADNVVSHTDQNVQVHLPGQTVATAVEDAALEMLVRLLRLDMVTWAGRTFTTGATGSNILGLACGREVIVNKRLDGEGVGELGLLTACMRAGVKEIQVLTSAGHSSLSKAASVVGLGRRSVKELGLSEDQPWRLDIDAVEEALKKDGTASIIAISAGDVNTGGYALEGIEEWKRVRELADKYGAWIHVDGAMGVFARALGDEPQYQLLKQRTEGIHLADSITLDGHKLLNVPYDCGIFFTRAASTLSSVFVNPNAAYLASSSAATIPSPLNIGLENSRRFRALPAYAVLLSEGRPGIATLLSNMIELCRKLAVYLRDSPHYELLPDGGAPLEGIFMILLFRAKKQAVNETLVERINQTRDMYVSGTKWKGEKAVRIAVSNWKVDIERDFGVVTRILDAVADGTADC, encoded by the exons ATGAGCGACATTCTCAATCTTTCCACCCAAGAGTCCCGGCTCGCACAGCGGAAAGCCCCCTCCTCAACCGGGCCAACCCTCCCACCGCCAGAATCACTCCTCGCCGCCGAAGCATCGCTCCCAAACCCCCAATCCGCGACCTACCTCCAAGGAcagtcctcctcctccacagccGCCCACATCATCAGGGACATTGTGCCCGCGCTGACCGGGCAAGCCCACTCCTCCCGATACTACGGCTTCGTCACGGGCGGGGTGCTCCCCATCGCAGAATGGGCAGACAATGTCGTTTCCCACACAGATCAAAACGTGCAGGTTCACTTACCGGGGCAGACGGTCGCCACGGCCGTGGAAGACGCGGCGCTGGAGATGCTCGTGCGGTTGCTGAGGTTGGATATGGTGACGTGGGCGGGGCGGACGTTCACGACGGGTGCTACGGGGAGTAATATACTTGGATTGGCGTGCGGGCGAGAAGTCATTGTGAATAAGAGGCTTGATGGGGAGGGAGTCGGCGAGCTGGGGTTGCTGACGGCGTGTATGAGGGCTGGTGTGAAGGAGATTCAGGTGCTCACGAGTGCTGGGCATAGCTCGCTTTCTAAGGCGGCGAGTGTAGTTGGTCTGGGGAGACGAAGTGTGAAGGAGTTGGGGTTGAGTGAGGACCAGCCGTGGAGGTTGGATATTGATGCTGTGGAAGAAGctttgaagaaggatggcaCGGCGAGCATCATTGCCATTAGTGCGGGGGATGTGAATACCGGGGGGTATGCGTTGGAGGGCATTGAGGAGTGGAAGAGGGTAAGAGAACTGGCTGATAAGTATGGGGCGTGGATTCACGTCGACGGAG CTATGGGCGTATTCGCGAGAGCTCTCGGCGATGAACCGCAGTATCAACTGCTCAAGCAACGAACAGAGGGCATACATCTAGCGGATAGTATTACTCTCGACGGCCACAAACTCCTCAACGTG CCCTACGACTGTGGCATATTCTTCACCCGCGCCGCATCAACCCTCTCCTCCGTCTTCGTGAACCCCAATGCCGCATACCTTGCCTCTTCATCAGCGGCAACCATCCCCTCCCCTTTGAACATTGGCCTCGAAAATTCCCGCCGTTTTCGCGCGTTGCCCGCATATGCTGTCCTCCTCAGCGAGGGTCGTCCCGGTATTGCTACGCTGTTGTCCAATATGATAGAGTTGTGTCGCAAACTGGCCGTGTATCTGCGCGACTCGCCACACTATGAACTCCTTCCTGATGGGGGTGCGCCGTTGGAAGGCATCTTTATGATTTTGCTCTTcagagcaaagaagcaggCCGTGAATGAGACTTTGGTCGAGAGGATTAACCAAACGAGAGACATGTACGTCTCTGGGACAAAGTGGAAGGGCGAAAAGGCCGTTCGGATAGCCGTTTCGAATTGGAAAGTCGATATCGAGAGGGACTTTGGAGTTGTGACACGGATATTGGATGCCGTGGCTGACGGCACTGCGGACTGCTAA
- a CDS encoding protein kinase family protein (similar to Neosartorya fischeri NRRL 181 XP_001264803.1), which produces MDFLKNAVASAIATGPPFPYNFGDKVDIDESVFTLYNGTKREDGSNCSIFSFDITANRGRLPLARNALRKLRTMRHPGVIKVLDTVETETYIYIATERVVPLRWHVRRKSLAPETIKWGLHSIARTVKFINTDASSIHGNLKVGSVYTSESGEWKLGGFEVLSSIKDDESAIYTYGSLVPDSARYAPPELAQGGWEVIKKNPHSAVDSFNFGVLIFETFNGDYNGSDQAGQTKNVPPTMQSSYKRLCNANPKARIAVSAFLDQGNRTGSFFDSPLIKLTDGIDNLGVKSPSEREEFLSDLDQLTDDFPEEFFKMKVLPELIKSVEFGGGGPKALGVVLKIAANMSNDDFETRITPFIIKMFANPDRAIRVYLLDNLPLIIERLPQKIVNDKLFPNIVTGFTDIQPVVREQTLKSVLLLVSKLSDRTINGELLKHLAKTANDEQPGIRTNTTICLGKIAKHLGTSSRSKVLIAAFTRSLRDPFVHARNAALMSLAATAEYFTEEDCAARILPLICPLMIDKEKMIRDQANRTIDAYMQKVRKAASAMPDTVLPPPQTGESQPARMGTPQQTGSAGWTGWAISSFTNKLSTAAGDMQTANGGSGVNTPKPIPSPGPEAKRQPSASASSLHRQAVSSPPPQASGTSSPGAVADAFWQDDGFEDAGDAWGEMGDDDEIIPSSTTNKKAPEKATPFDDGDEPDFAGWLAAQAQKKKPGSAKPLPKGLSKPTTAKKPVPKATAKPAAKPVSAKKIDMKPKESGDDDGWGDGW; this is translated from the exons ATGGACTTTCTAAAGAATGCAGTGGCATCTGCCATTGCCACGGGACCTCCTTTTCCATATaactttggcgacaaggtcgacattgacgagtCCGTTTTTACTTTGTATAACGGAACAAAGAGG GAGGACGGATCAAACTGCAGCATCTTCTCATTCGATATCACAGCCAATCGAGGCCGACTCCCCCTAGCTAGGAATGCGTTGAGGAAACTGCGAACGATGCGGCACCCCGGAGTTATCAAAGTGTTGGATACAGTCGAG ACCGAAACGTATATTTACATAGCCACAGAGCGGGTGGTACCGTTAAGGTGGCATGTGCGGCGAAAGAGTCTTGCTCCCGAGACGATTAAATGGGGTCTGCATAGTATCGCG AGGACCGTCAAATTCATCAACACAGATGCATCCTCAATTCATGGAAACCTGAAAGTGGGCTCAGTATACACGTCAGAAAGCGGAGAGTGGAAACTTGGCGGGTTTGAAGTTCTAAGTAGCATCAAAGACGACGAATCTGCCATCTAC ACATATGGAAGCTTAGTACCAGACTCGGCGCGGTATGCGCCACCTGAGCTGGCTCAGGGTGGATGGGAAGTTATCAAGAAGAACCCGCATTCAGCTGTGGACTCCTTTAACTTTGGAGTATTAATATTCGAGACTTTCAATGGCGACTATAACGGAAGCGATCAAGCCGGCCAAACCAAGAACGTCCCTCCAACAATGCAGTCTAGCTACAAGAGACTCTGCAATGCCAACCCGAAGGCTCGTATCGCAGTGTCTGCTTTCCTTGATCAAGGCAACAGAACTGGCTCGTTCTTCGACAGTCCGTTGATCAAACTGACTGACGGAATCGATAACCTGGGGGTGAAATCTCCTAGCGAAAGAGAGGAATTTCTGAG TGACCTAGATCAATTAACTGACGACTTCCCCGAAGAGTTTTTCAAAATGAAAGTTCTCCCAGAGTTGATTAAATCGGTAGAATTCGGTGGCGGCGGCCCCAAGGCTCTTGGTGTGGTTTTGAAAATCGCCGCCAACATGTCCAATGACGATTTCGAGACAAGGATAACGCCATTTATTATCAAGATGTTTGCGAATCCAGACCGAGCTATCCGAGTATACTTGCTGGATAATTTACCGCTGATCATCGAGCGACTCCCACAGAAGATTGTCAACGACAAGTTGTTTCCTAATATT GTCACCGGATTTACAGATATTCAACCAGTTGTCAGGGAACAGACGCTGAAATCCGTGCTCCTTCTCGTCAGCAAATTGTCCGACAGAACCATTAACGGTGAACTGCTCAAGCACTTGGCAAAGACCGCAAACGACGAGCAGCCTGGCATCCGGACCAATACGACAATTTGCCTTGGCAAGATTGCTAAGCATCTTGGGACATCTTCACGCTCAAAAGTTCTTATTGCCGCCTTCACACGATCGCTCAGGGATCCATTCGTTCATGCTCGAAATGCAGCACTCATGTCACTTGCTGCCACCGCGGAGTACTTTACCGAAGAAGACTGCGCCGCCCGCATTCTTCCTTTGATCTGCCCTCTCATGAttgacaaggagaagatgatcCGAGACCAAGCAAACCGTACCATTGACGCATACATGCAGAAAGTTCGCAAGGCGGCATCAGCCATGCCGGACACAGTTCTTCCCCCACCGCAGACGGGAGAAAGCCAACCTGCGAGAATGGGCACGCCACAGCAAACTGGTTCTGCGGGTTGGACGGGCTGGGCCATATCATCCTTCACGAACAAGCTGTCAACTGCCGCGGGTGACATGCAGACAGCGAATGGCGGATCTGGAGTCAACACACCGAAACCGATCCCATCACCTGGCCCCGAGGCCAAGCGACAGCCAAGTGCATCGGCATCTTCCCTTCATAGACAAGCTGTTAGCTCTCCGCCTCCCCAAGCGTCAGGAACGTCGTCACCGGGTGCTGTGGCCGATGCGTTCTGGCAAGATGACGGATTTGAGGATGCGGGTGATGCGTGGGGAGAAATGGGAGACGATGATGAAATCATACCGTCGTCTACTACTAATAAAAAGGCCCCCGAAAAGGCGACTCCAtttgatgatggcgatgaacCAGATTTCGCTGGTTGGTTAGCGGCACAGgcgcagaagaagaaaccgGGGTCAGCCAAACCCCTACCAAAAGGATTGTCAAAGCCAACGACAGCGAAGAAGCCTGTACCTAAAGCGACTGCGAAACCTGCTGCCAAACCTGTTTctgccaagaagattgacatGAAACCGAAAGAATCGGGGGACGATGATGGATGGGGGGATGGGTGGTAG
- a CDS encoding aconitate hydratase, mitochondrial precursor (similar to Aspergillus terreus NIH2624 XP_001212115.1), with amino-acid sequence MAPIELASRSGGAMTTLLRRAARTSGSGAHASTASTSTSLLTQRRQFSSVKSLPPTYEKLFTKYTDVRKVLGSQRLTLAEKILYSHLDNVEESLLTNTSNGRDIRGNANLRLKPDRVNMQDASAQMALLQFMSCNLERPAIPASIHCDHLIVGSKGAGDDLEAGIAANKEVFDFLESAAKKYGMDFWPPGAGIIHQTVLENYALPGLMMLGTDSHSPNAGGLCTVTIGVGGADAVEALVGAPWELKAPKILGVELTGKLGDWASPKDVILRLAGELTVRGGTGSIIEYFGEGVETLSLTGQSTICNMGAEVGATTSIFPYTQASARYLQATRRAQAVENVNALQSFPDPGAPEDARFQFKADAGAEYDRVIKINLSELEPHINGPFTPDLATPLSKFKDTVKDQQWPEKLSAGLIGSCTNSSYEDMTRVESLLKEAAEAGLKPAADFYITPGSEQIRATLERDGTLETFEGAGGILLSNACGPCIGQWKRQDGVEKGTSNAILSSYNRNFRGRNDGNPETMNFLASPEIVTAMAFAGSTTFNPVTDTLKTPSGKDFKFSPPHGLEGPQTPFESGVPSLGVLSQEADPSVKVAISPTSERLAFLEPFPAFPQSDLSGLKVLVKVTGKCTTDTISAAGPWLKYKGHLPNISTNTLNTAINAETGEVNAAYDLDGSKHTIPELAELWKTRGQEWLVVAEHNYGEGSAREHAALQPRYLGARVVLTKSFARIHETNLKKQGVVPLTFANEADYDKIAAGDEVSTVGLYDMLKNEGKGDVQLKVKKSTGEEILIPTNHAVTRDQAGFILAGSALNLLSKGI; translated from the exons ATGGCCCCAATTGAATTGGCCAGTCGCTCAGGCGGTGCCATGACG ACCCTCTTGCGTCGTGCAGCCCGCACCTCCGGCTCCGGAGCACAtgcatcaacagcctcaacctcaacatcacTGCTCACCCAACGTCGACAATTTTCGAGCGTCAAGTCCCTCCCGCCCACCTACGAGAAGCTCTTCACCAAGTACACCGATGTTCGAAAGGTCCTCGGCTCGCAGCGTCTCACGCTCGCCGAAAAGATCCTATACAGCCACCTCGACAACGTGGAGGAGAGTCTGCTGACCAACACGTCCAATGGGCGTGACATCCGCGGCAATGCCAACCTGCGTCTGAAGCCGGACCGTGTCAACATGCAGGATGCGTCTGCGCAGATGGCCCTGCTGCAATTCATGTCGTGCAATCTTGAGCGGCCTGCCATCCCGGCCAGCATCCACTGCGACCATTTGATCGTGGGCTCCAAGGGCGCGGGGGATGATCTCGAGGCTGGCATCGCCGCGAACAAGGAGGTGTTTGATTTTTTGGAGAGCGCTGCCAAGAAGTATGGCATGGACTTTTGGCCGCCTGGCGCGGGAAtcatccaccagactgtgCTGGAGAATTATGCGTTGCCGgggttgatgatgctggggACGGATAGCCACTCGCCTAATGCGGGTGGTTTGTGTACCGTGACgattggtgttggtggtgctgatgcCGTGGAGGCGTTGGTCGGCGCGCCCTGGGAACTGAAGGCTCCCAAGATTCTTGGCGTCGAGTTGACTGGCAAACTTGGGGATTGGGCGTCGCCGAAGGATGTGATATTGAGGTTGGCGGGCGAGTTGACGGTTCGTGGTGGAACGGGCTCCATCATTGAGTACTTTGGCGAGGGTGTTGAGACGTTGAGCTTGACGGGCCAGTCGACGATTTGCAACATGGGAGCTGAGGTTGGCGCCACTACTTCAATCTTCCCGTACACGCAGGCTTCTGCTCGGTACCTCCAGGCTACTCGTCGTGCGCAGGCTGTCGAGAACGTCAATGCCCTGCAGAGCTTCCCTGATCCTGGAGCTCCTGAGGACGCTCGCTTCCAGTTCAAGGCTGACGCAGGCGCTGAATATGACCGCGTTATCAAGATCAACCTGTCTGAGCTGGAGCCTCACATCAACGGTCCCTTTACCCCAGATCTCGCCACTCCGCTCAGCAAGTTCAAGGATACCGTCAAGGACCAGCAGTGGCCCGAGAAGTTATCAGCCGGCCTGATTGGCAGCTGCACCAACAGCTCGTACGAGGATATGACCCGCGTGGAGAGCTTGCTCAAGGAAGCCGCCGAGGCAGGACTCAAGCCCGCTGCCGATTTCTACATCACCCCCGGCAGCGAACAGATTCGCGCCACTCTAGAACGTGACGGAACGTTGGAGACTTTCGAAGGCGCCGGCGGCATCTTGCTATCCAACGCCTGCGGTCCCTGCATCGGCCAGTGGAAGCGACAAGACGGCGTCGAAAAGGGAACCTCCAATGCCATCCTATCGTCATACAACCGCAACTTCCGCGGCCGCAATGACGGCAACCCCGAAACCATGAACTTCCTCGCCTCGCCTGAAATCGTTACCgccatggcctttgccgGCTCAACTACCTTCAACCCCGTCACCGACACCCTCAAGACCCCATCCGGCAAGGACTTCAAGTTCTCCCCGCCCCACGGCCTCGAAGGTCCCCAAACCCCCTTTGAATCCGGCGTCCCCTCTCTCGGCGTCCTCTCCCAAGAAGCCGATCCCTCCGTCAAGGTCGCCATCTCCCCGACCTCCGAACGCCTCGCCTTCCTCGAGCCCTTCCCCGCCTTCCCGCAGTCCGACCTCAGCGGCCTCAAAGTCCTCGTCAAAGTAACCGGCAAATGCACCACCGACACCATCTCCGCCGCCGGCCCCTGGCTCAAATACAAGGGCCACCTCCCTAACATCTCCACCAACACGCTCAACACAGCCATCAACGCCGAGACGGGCGAAGTCAACGCCGCCTACGACCTCGACGGCTCCAAGCACACCATCCCCGAACTCGCAGAGCTCTGGAAGACCCGCGGCCAGGAATGGCTCGTCGTCGCAGAGCACAACTACGGCGAGGGCTCGGCGCGAGAACACGCCGCCCTGCAGCCGCGGTATCTTGGCGCAAGGGTCGTTCTCACCAAGAGCTTTGCTCGAATCCACGAGACGAATCTGAAGAAGCAGGGTGTTGTGCCGTTGACGTTTGCCAACGAAGCCGACTACGATAAGATTGCTGCGGGGGATGAAGTCAGCACGGTGGGCTTGTATgacatgttgaagaatgagGGCAAGGGCGATGTGCAGCTTAAAGTGAAGAAGAGCACTGGCGAGGAGATTCTCATCCCAACTAACCATGCTGTTACTAGGGATCAGGCTGGGTTTATTTTGGCTGGTAGTGCGTTGAACTTGCTTTCAAAGGGAATTTGA
- a CDS encoding nuclear pore complex subunit Nup85 (similar to Cordyceps militaris CM01 XP_006666797.1), whose translation MAHRFMVPDSSPAPSTPDKKSKNGMTFSFLGDNPSTTPAGPPPSSQASFTPAGAPSESYLGSSIMRGVNTSSKPFGFAGSQSQGAPGRNLFGRPEPSSAPLGHSIRGTQRQPSNLSQQYSISDEEDEDAEGEDELPPHSLFRKSSAFSRHGDDDDDEDAEGDDIEAEIQRYIDEDIEGDEDAEGEEDESEDEEMSEEGSEEGDLFLNMRHDDRPYGQPIIGEGDDLMMLNTPAATDRVRKEAEDIFRRSSARLGGSMRNREFQFSTIARDIYTQQDAARISEKPDLILKTEDLVCRLYDEGIGAVDDAEKMDNSLANITYRLVKLWNDYVEDLPQPEGEDFATIGPGTDAEPFERAAYVAHLILRMHHTRFDSDTENEKTPPLPEVLFDWQQASHNLYPDQIREISRYKPGPACHSLYWQTLRNALLRGDVSGASQLLKNAGWEHVRRGPRGDKAYTGKALENVRRFAEATCDMLEKCPAMAGDWDIWNSSWTLFRVQARGSLDRLTLFAEGRETRLTGPMDDTYSPEPQSMSTMARKASSQIPWDVYENLQIVYGIVLGNHESILETAQDWCEATVGLFGWWDDGSQHHKSLRLAQSRGFRASIGSQFGASSDYFERLGSAFRLVLQSDMSPNPVNPVEVAIASCFEGNVDGVIGLLRIWSLPVASSVAEIASLGEWLPPTEIAKPLPMDTLDMDDLALLGVVPPSTDELEGIKDTTLVLYARELAGIEHLSAQRDGWEMAIQVLGRMDLPQKSEETVGELLRDLLATLDENSSTTVDRMWRILNDLGMITYAEETAETFADILSKESHRFGEALWYYALSHRRDRVREVLNLLISYSLIQSSAFPPEKDLDDDLKNLLRKRTETLEARAKQDLEAAQLLGRMLSGYATLRKFYELRDELRPEEISNTKAKTLKKQAGIALMVVISSSDDNIRGGLYDETRDAVVSEDFLLALLGEATVFINQTPSVVSLDQIEILLKAVEDVQAVGSRVYESCESFFDLVLSSGQGLKGSTPADLMKKSTASLGASSYVMSGSSMLVSHMHKSTVAGGKITRGWDWRKGWHVSTKGEDVLRKLRLGLSRDLASLWLEDADGVAVY comes from the exons ATGGCGCATCGATTCATGGTTCCCGATTCCAGCCCCGCGCCATCTACCCCGGATAAGAAATCGAAGAATGGAATGACCTTCTCATTCCTGGGGGATAATCcctcaaccacaccagcGGGACCTCCTCCCTCGTCACAAGCCTCCTTCACACCTGCAGGCGCCCCATCAGAATCTTATCTCGGCAGTTCAATCATGCGAGGTGTAAACACAAGTAGCAAGCCCTTTGGCTTCGCTGGCAGTCAATCACAAGGTGCACCAGGGAGAAATCTGTTTGGTCGCCCTGAACCCTCTAGTGCACCGCTGGGGCACTCCATCAGAGGAACTCAACGGCAACCTTCTAACCTCAGCCAGCAATACAGCATcagcgatgaagaagatgaggatgctgagggtgaggatgagctGCCACCACATAGCTTGTTTCGAAAATCTAGCGCCTTCTCGCGTcacggcgacgacgacgacgacgaagatgctGAAGGCGACGACATCGAGGCTGAGATCCAACGGTACATTGACGAGGATATAGAAGGTGACGAAGATGCTGAgggtgaagaagatgaatcAGAGGATGAGGAAATGTCCGAGGAGGGCTCTGAAGAGGGAGATTTGTTTCTCAATATGCGACACGACGACCGGCCATACGGGCAACCCATTattggagaaggagacgacTTGATGATGTTGAATACCCCGGCGGCAACAGACAGAGTTCGCAAGGAAGCCGAAGATATTTTCCGACGATCATCTGCACGACTTGGCGGCTCTATGCGAAACAGAGAATTCCAGTTTTCGACTATTGCTAGAGATATTTACACCCAGCAAGACGCCGCGAGAATATCCGAGAAACCTGATTTGATCCTAAAGACAGAGGACCTCGTCTGCCGCCTCTACGATGAGGGAATCGGCGCTGTGGACGATGCAGAGAAGATGGATAACTCATTAGCCAACATTACATACCGGCTAGTCAAGCTCTGGAATGACTACGTCGAAGACTTGCCGCAACCTGAAGGAGAGGACTTTGCAACGATTGGGCCAGGAACTGACGCAGAACCTTTCGAAAGGGCAGCCTATGTCGCTCATTTGATTCTGCGCATGCATCACACTAGATTCGACAGTGACACGGAAAATGAGAAGACGCCTCCCCTGCCTGAAGTTCTCTTCGATTGGCAACAGGCTAGCCACAACTTGTATCCCGACCAAATTCGAGAAATAAGTCGCTATAAACCGGGACCGGCTTGCCATAGCCTTTATTGGCAGACCCTTCGAAACGCTTTGCTCAGAGGCGACGTCAGCGGTGCATCTCAGCTTTTGAAGAATGCTGGCTGGGAGCATGTTCGAAGAGGGCCAAGGGGCGACAAGGCGTACACCGGCAAAGCCTTGGAAAACGTTCGACGCTTTGCGGAAGCCACCTGCGACATGCTGGAGAAATGCCCAGCCATGGCCGGAGACTGGGATATCTGGAACAGCAGCTGGACTCTGTTCCGTGTCCAGGCTCGTGGATCCCTGGACAGGCTTACTCTTTTTGCAGAGGGCCGTGAAACACGACTGACGGGGCCCATGGACGACACCTACTCGCCAGAGCCacagtccatgtcaacaatgGCACGAAAGGCATCGAGCCAGATCCCCTGGGACGTGTATGAAAACCTGCAAATTGTTTACGGCATCGTTCTTGGAAACCATGAATCTATTTTAGAGACTGCCCAGGACTGGTGTGAGGCGACAGTTGGGTTATTTGGTTGGTGGGATGATGGCAGTCAGCATCACAAGAGTTTGAGGTTGGCTCAGTCTCGAGGCTTTCGAGCGTCGATTGGATCACAATTTGGAGCCTCGTCAGACTATTTTGAGCGCCTAGGCTCCGCATTTCGCTTGGTTCTCCAGTCAGACATGAGCCCGAATCCTGTGAACCCCGTTGAAGTTGCCATTGCCTCGTGCTTCGAAGGCAATGTGGATGGTGTCATTGGCCTGCTGAGGATTTGGTCGCTTCCTGTAGCCTCATCTGTAGCCGAGATTGCCTCACTTGGCGAGTGGCTACCGCCGACGGAAATCGCAAAGCCTTTGCCGATGGATaccttggacatggacgatcTTGCTTTGCTTGGAGTAGTCCCACCGTCGACTGATGAGTTGGAAGGAATAAAAGATACTACTCTGGTGTTATACGCGCGAGAATTGGCTGGAATTGAGCATCTTTCTGCCCAAAGAGATGGGTGGGAAATGGCCATTCAGGTGCTTGGTAGAATGGACCTGCCACAGAAGTCGGAGGAGACTGTTGGAGAGCTCCTGAGAGATTTGCTTGCCACACTAGACGAGAATTCCAGCACAACAGTTGACCGGATGTGGAGAATATTGAATGATCTGGGCATGATTACGTATGCCGAGGAGACTGCAGAG ACCTTTGCCGATATCTTATCCAAGGAATCACACAGATTTGGCGAGGCACTGTGGTACTACGCCTTGTCACATCGGCGAGACAGGGTTCGAGAGGTGTTGAATCTTCTCATTTCATATTCACTGATTCAGTCGTCGGCTTTCCCGCCTGAGAAGGACCTGGATGACGACCTCAAGAACTTACTTCGCAAGAGAACAGAGACACTGGAGGCTCGTGCGAAGCAAGATTTAGAGGCTGCACAGCTGTTGGGGCGCATGCTCAGTGGCTACGCAACCTTGCGAAAGTTTTACGAACTCCGTGACGAACTACGACCGGAGGAGATTTCAAATACAAAAGCGAAGAcgctgaagaagcaggcTGGAATTGCTTTAATGGTTGTCATTTCTAGTTCGGACGATAATATTCGAGGAGGATTATACGATGAGACGCGGGATGCAGTTGTGAGCGAAGACTTTTTGCTAGCCCTACTCGGCGAGGCCAccgtcttcatcaatcaGACGCCATCAGTTGTGTCTCTTGACCAGATTGAGATTCTGCTCAAGGCCGTGGAAGACGTACAAGCTGTAGGATCCCGGGTTTACGAGTCTTGCGAATCCTTCTTCGATTTGGTTCTCTCATCAGGCCAGGGCCTGAAGGGGTCCACTCCCGCGGACCTCATGAAGAAATCTACGGCATCACTAGGTGCGAGCAGCTATGTGATGAGTGGGAGCTCAATGCTGGTCAGCCACATGCACAAGTCGACAGTGGCTGGCGGCAAGATCACTCGGGGCTGGGACTGGAGGAAGGGATGGCATGTGTCGACCAAGGGCGAGGATGTGCTCCGAAAGCTGCGACTAGGACTGTCCAGGGACCTTGCCTCGCTTTGGTTGGAGGACGCGGACGGAGTTGCTGTATATTGA